From Zingiber officinale cultivar Zhangliang chromosome 5B, Zo_v1.1, whole genome shotgun sequence, the proteins below share one genomic window:
- the LOC121986965 gene encoding protein WEAK CHLOROPLAST MOVEMENT UNDER BLUE LIGHT 1-like, giving the protein MIIAALALDIEKLVWHNLLKHAEEELQQVHEQMLLTNDVKSELCSASALIVNLKAELASLDHATSELEEPRSHIEKSREGVCSLQIQLSTLECQLEREKAALSTLREREGSVSVSISSLEAQLNSVNFELELIQERKEVTKKMAGDEQAKLREASKEAERVKQVANTAYEELRKAKEDATRAKAEATPMELRLVAIDLVRMLNQRMLSTECSSDADVDLIPYSYRRITTLEIETAKVSLALACSEVKSLPGSREESSGVTLPFEGCNALSEKAKEAEEQAKRRTISAIELMEAVKRSESRSLEKLEKAKQTSEAKKKELRAAMERVEKFEEERLLMEQELQKPTEEHGGGFDGFPVLEGTGEPPGNSLCETHAENSKESPRGLVERAIYDAKVQSHK; this is encoded by the exons ATGATTATTGCAGCATTGGCACTGGATATAGAAAAATTGGTGTGGCACAATTTGCTGAAGCATGCGGAAGAAGAATTACAGCAGGTTCACGAGCAAATGCTGTTGACAAATGACGTGAAGTCAGAATTATGCAGCGCTTCTGCACTTATAGTGAATCTAAAGGCTGAGCTAGCTTCATTGGATCATGCTACAAGTGAGCTTGAGGAACCGAGAAGCCACATTGAGAAATCTAGAGAAGGTGTGTGCAGCTTGCAGATTCAACTCTCCACACTTGAATGCCAATTGGAGAGGGAAAAGGCAGCCTTGAGCACTTTGAGAGAGAGGGAAGGCTCTGTATCTGTGTCTATCTCATCCCTTGAAGCCCAACTCAACAGTGTGAACTTTGAATTGGAATTAATTCAAGAAAGGAAGGAAGTCACGAAGAAAATGGCTGGTGACGAGCAAGCTAAACTACGAGAAGCATCTAAAGAGGCAGAGCGTGTTAAACAAGTAGCTAACACCGCCTACGAGGAGCTAAGGAAGGCCAAAGAAGATGCCACGCGAGCCAAGGCGGAAGCCACACCAATGGAGCTGAGATTGGTTGctattgatcttgtccgaatgctgaatcaacggatgctGAGCACGGAGTGCTCCTCGGATGCTGACGTGGATCT GATCCCctattcttatcgccggatcactacTCTTGAGATTGAAACAGCAAAAGTATCACTGGCGTTGGCTTGCTCAGAAGTCAAATCCCTGCCAGGAAGTAGAGAGGAATCCAGTGGAGTGACATTGCCATTTGAGGGGTGCAATGCACTTAGCGAGAAGGCCAAGGAAGCAGAAGAACAAGCTAAGCGGAGAACCATCTCTGCCATTGAGCTCATGGAAGCAGTGAAGCGGTCAGAGTCAAGAAGCTTAGAGAAACTGGAGAAGGCAAAGCAAACATcggaagcaaagaagaaggaactCAGGGCCGCCATGGAGAGGGTGGAGAAGTTCGAGGAAGAGAGGCTTCTCATGGAGCAGGAGCTGCAGAAACCGACAGAGGAACATGGAGGAGGTTTTGACGGTTTTCCAGTCCTCGAAGGCACCGGAGAGCCGCCCGGAAACTCTTTATGTGAAACCCACGCTGAGAACTCCAAAGAAAGCCCCAGGGGACTTGTGGAGCGCGCCATTTACGACGCGAAGGTTCAGTCGCACAAGTAG
- the LOC121986964 gene encoding protein WEAK CHLOROPLAST MOVEMENT UNDER BLUE LIGHT 1-like — protein MAQVNNNGESSNPFISFSLPESSSLSSTPSPSIFKPENGDQHRQELEIDADILLFDTPVLHDQRGVTATQNDLIQVYVARHGESETDDQILLLSNILDNSVMENSLPDAPTERDISTPLFNETKQVETLKNESGKKEDMNRRLIDTAAPFESLGAAVTKFRGIADCKAEETNLTEKQNQALLELKKVQDEILKFQKSFQDEETAAVHVLEELDYFKGLAEELHLLLERAQTLKEQAKQDTELAELRLREVEQGIANVAIIASKAQLDVANERHATAVAELKSVKEESETVRIAYVSLLQERDIAVEKAADSFSATKEMELTINDLAL, from the exons ATGGCACAAGTAAACAACAATGGAGAAAGCTccaatccttttatttctttttcattaCCTGAAAGCTCCAGCCTTTCATCTACTCCATCGCCTTCAATCTTCAAACCAGAAAATGGTGATCAGCACCGCCAAGAGCTAGAAATTGATGCCGATATCCTTCTTTTTGATACTCCAGTACTCCATGATCAGAGAGGTGTTACTGCGACACAGAATGATTTAATCCAAGTCTATGTTGCAAGACATGGAGAATCAGAAACGGATGACCAAATTCTGCTGCTTTCTAATATTCTTGATAATTCAGTAATGGAAAATAGCCTTCCTGATGCACCAACAGAACGTGATATTTCAACACCGCTATTCAATGAGACGAAACAAGTCGAAACCCTGAAAAATGAGAGCGGGAAGAAAGAAGATATGAACAGAAGACTTATTGACACTGCTGCACCTTTTGAGTCTCTTGGAGCAGCTGTCACGAAGTTTAGAGGGATCGCTGATTGCAAAGCTGAAGAAACAAATCTCACAGAA AAGCAAAACCAGGCTCTACTTGAACTTAAGAAAGTACAGGACGAAATTCTCAAGTTCCAAAAGAGCTTCCAAGATGAAGAAACAGCTGCAGTTCACGTTCTAGAGGAGCTTGACTACTTCAAAGGACTTGCAGAAGAACTACACCTTCTGTTGGAGAGAGCACAAACCCTAAAAGAACAAGCAAAGCAGGACACTGAACTTGCTGAGCTAAGGTTGCGAGAAGTAGAGCAAGGAATTGCCAATGTTGCAATCATCGCGTCCAAGGCACAACTGGACGTGGCCAACGAGAGACATGCAACTGCTGTTGCAGAGTTGAAATCAGTAAAAGAAGAGTCGGAGACGGTTCGGATTGCATATGTTTCACTGCTTCAAGAAAGAGACATTGCAGTTGAGAAAGCTGCTGATTCTTTTTCTGCAACGAAAGAGATGGAACTGACCATCAATGATCTGGCTCTCTAG
- the LOC121987770 gene encoding photosystem I chlorophyll a/b-binding protein 5, chloroplastic-like — translation MAFAVSTTVAAGVRAGAAPRTFTTAATTLNVLSGSSQRVRFSPTLFPGPPPAASRLVLARAQPPRPTWLPGLDPPPHLDGTLAGDFGFDPLGLGVEPDSLRWYVQAELVHCRFAMAGVAGILFTDLLRVTGISNIPVWFEAGAVKFDFASTPALFIVQLLLMGFVETKRYMDFIAPGSQTKEGTFLGIEAALQGLQPGYPGGPLFDPLGLAKDIENKSELKLKEIKNGRLAMVAMLGFFVQANVTHAGPIDNLIVHLSDPFKNTIIQTLFLSSS, via the exons ATGGCCTTCGCGGTCTCCACCACCGTGGCCGCCGGAGTCCGTGCCGGAGCTGCTCCTCGGACCTTCACCACTGCCGCCACTACCCTCAACGTTCTCTCCGGAAGCAGCCAAAGGGTCCGATTTTCTCCCACACTCTTCCCCGGTCCACCACCGGCGGCCAGTCGTCTCGTCCTCGCCCGTGCGCAGCCACCACGCCCGACGTGGCTCCCCGGCCTTGATCCGCCTCCCCATCTCGATGGCAC GCTCGCCGGAGACTTCGGCTTCGACCCGCTGGGCCTCGGCGTGGAACCCGATAGCCTGCGATGGTACGTCCAGGCCGAGCTCGTGCACTGTCGCTTCGCCATGGCCGGTGTCGCCGGCATTCTTTTCACAGAC CTATTGCGCGTAACCGGAATCAGTAACATTCCCGTCTGGTTTGAAGCTGGTGCTGTTAAATTCGACTTCGCTAGTACTCCTGCTCTTTTCATTGTCCAACTCCTACTCATGGG ATTTGTGGAGACCAAAAGGTACATGGATTTCATTGCACCAGGATCCCAAACTAAAGAAGGCACCTTCTTGGGGATAGAAGCTGCATTACAAGGTCTACAACCCGG CTATCCAGGAGGGCCACTGTTTGATCCTCTTGGTCTGGCCAAAGATATCGAGAACAAAAGCGAATTGAAGCTGAAAGAAATCAAGAATG GGAGGCTAGCGATGGTTGCAATGCTTGGCTTTTTCGTGCAAGCAAACGTCACTCATGCGGGACCGATCGACAACCTTATTGTTCACCTCTCGGATCCCTTCAAGAACACCATCATTCAAACCCTTTTCTTATCTTCTTCCTGA
- the LOC121987769 gene encoding uncharacterized protein LOC121987769, whose translation MVDVDRRMCAVGPAHAAGLRRLSARAATAHAASSTTHRLGVLSLRPVAENVLSHLLAASVPLRPGLSEPELARLEADLAFCFPPDLRALLALALPSGPGFPDWRGAPGSGLLLRLPRAEAALQVARGSLWPHSWGSRPVDPARALRRARAALRRAPLLVPLFGRCYLPCFPCLAGNPVFYVDDSRIFCCALDIADFFQRHSAFSPHPSFTSPFPSLEAARWIEFWSDAASDRRHRNSSSSSSSASSPSYSSSPPPDPDRFVEIRTPRLPDWVGGYLDGIGSVLRQGGWGESDVQEMVHVPVSIVFDGGDERDATAGILVDPEAALDALLVKASRCSDSLRQAGWCPDDVYDALGIEPYRRRGRGERSAVKLPPAMALRVAKLAQAVARS comes from the coding sequence ATGGTGGACGTCGATCGTCGAATGTGCGCCGTCGGCCCGGCCCACGCCGCTGGCCTTCGCCGCCTCTCTGCCCGCGCCGCCACTGCCCACGCAGCTTCATCCACGACCCACCGCCTTGGCGTCCTCTCGCTCCGCCCCGTCGCCGAGAACGTCCTCTCCCACCTCCTCGCCGCATCCGTCCCGCTCCGCCCGGGACTCTCCGAGCCGGAGCTCGCCCGCCTCGAGGCCGACCTCGCCTTCTGCTTCCCCCCGGACCTCCGCGCCCTCCTCGCGCTCGCGCTCCCCTCTGGCCCCGGATTTCCTGACTGGCGCGGCGCTCCCGGTTCCGGTCTCCTGCTTCGCCTCCCTCGCGCCGAGGCCGCTCTCCAGGTCGCCCGCGGCTCCTTGTGGCCGCACTCATGGGGCTCCCGCCCTGTCGACCCAGCGCGGGCCCTCCGCCGGGCTCGTGCCGCTCTGCGCCGGGCGCCGTTACTGGTACCGCTCTTCGGCCGCTGCTACCTCCCCTGTTTCCCTTGTCTCGCCGGGAACCCTGTTTTCTACGTCGACGACTCCCGTATCTTCTGCTGCGCCCTCGACATCGCCGATTTCTTCCAGCGCCATTCCGCATTTTCTCCGCACCCGAGTTTCACTTCCCCTTTCCCCAGCCTCGAAGCCGCTCGATGGATCGAGTTCTGGAGCGACGCCGCTTCCGATCGCCGCCACCGTAACTCCTCTTCTTCGTCGTCGtccgcttcctctccttcttacTCTTCGTCGCCGCCTCCAGATCCGGATCGGTTCGTGGAGATCCGGACTCCAAGGCTGCCGGACTGGGTCGGGGGCTACTTGGACGGCATCGGCTCTGTCTTGAGGCAAGGCGGCTGGGGCGAATCGGACGTCCAGGAGATGGTCCACGTACCTGTCTCCATCGTCTTCGACGGCGGCGACGAGCGCGACGCTACGGCTGGAATATTGGTCGACCCCGAGGCGGCGCTCGACGCACTGCTCGTGAAGGCGAGCCGCTGCTCAGATTCACTCCGCCAGGCGGGATGGTGCCCCGACGACGTCTACGACGCGCTGGGAATCGAGCCCTACCGGCGAAGGGGGAGGGGGGAACGGTCGGCGGTGAAGCTACCGCCTGCCATGGCGCTCAGGGTGGCGAAGCTCGCGCAGGCAGTGGCCCGATCCTAA
- the LOC121985508 gene encoding fucosyltransferase 2-like: MKQSRRQALPRDEPPETENEIGTSRAFVGYAYGVARRPILAAAALFTLLLLLMVLSAFRRSSPFDVLLSGYPSPEKTTNATCSSVPKEARLTDKFHGGFLSTALNESSCLSRYQSSLYRKPSNHTPSAYLEQKLRRYEALHKKCGPGTELFRQSVKHLASNRTTGPLECNYVVWLPADGLGNRMISIASAFLYALLNDKVLLLHLPRDMADLFCEPFPDTSWLLPRDDFPVKNLDRIFEHDPHSYGKLLRNKVLSNDMNVSSSSSSLPGYLYLHLLHANDDFDKMFYCGEGQQLLKNFPWLLLRSNEYFAPAFFFIPELQEELDLLFPEKSTVFHHLGRYLYNPTNSVWGYITRYHEAYLANARDVLGIQIRIFAFAKVEFDDMLSQIVNCSVKENLLPEVDLEGSNSLPGITDSKPKAVLVASLMGEYFDKLRDRYYEHAAVTGEVVGVYQPSHEEQQRTDKLTHNMKALAEIFLLSMSDEVITSPFSTFGYVAHGLGGLRPLILVRNRNQEPPCVRSLSMEPCFHFPPSYDCIAKKKVDKGSMMPYIQHCEDFFLGVKVFNN; the protein is encoded by the exons ATGAAGCAGAGCCGGAGGCAGGCTCTGCCTCGCGACGAGCCACCGGAAACCGAGAACGAGATCGGTACGAGTCGTGCTTTTGTTGGCTATGCGTATGGAGTCGCGAGGCGGCCCATCCTTGCGGCGGCTGCCTTGTTCACGCTTCTCCTTCTCCTCATGGTGTTGTCCGCTTTTCGGCGCAGTTCGCCCTTCGACGTCCTTCTTTCCGGCTACCCGTCACCAGAAAAAA CAACCAACGCCACGTGTTCTTCCGTTCCCAAAGAAGCTCGTCTAACGGACAAATTTCACGGAGGTTTCCTCTCCACGGCGTTGAATGAATCCTCCTGCCTCAGCCGCTACCAATCGTCTCTCTACCGGAAGCCTTCCAACCACACTCCTTCAGCCTACCTCGAGCAGAAACTCCGGCGGTACGAAGCCCTCCATAAGAAATGCGGCCCCGGAACCGAACTTTTCCGGCAATCCGTCAAACACCTCGCGTCCAACCGCACCACCGGACCTCTGGAATGCAACTACGTGGTATGGCTGCCGGCCGACGGCTTGGGAAACAGGATGATCAGCATTGCCTCCGCCTTCCTTTACGCTCTTCTCAACGATAAGGTCCTCCTGCTCCACCTCCCTCGCGACATGGCCGACCTCTTCTGCGAGCCTTTCCCTGACACTTCATGGCTTCTTCCTCGGGACGACTTCCCCGTCAAGAATCTCGACAGGATTTTTGAGCACGACCCTCATAGTTACGGGAAACTGCTCAGGAACAAGGTTCTTAGCAACGACATGAACGTTTCGAGTTCTTCTTCTTCGTTGCCCGGTTATCTCTACCTCCATTTGTTGCATGCTAATGATGATTTCGACAAGATGTTCTACTGCGGAGAGGGTCAACAGTTACTGAAGAACTTCCCTTGGCTGTTGCTGAGATCGAATGAGTACTTCGCGCCTGCATTCTTCTTCATCCCGGAACTCCAAGAGGAACTCGACCTGCTCTTCCCGGAGAAATCGACGGTCTTCCACCATTTGGGAAGATACCTTTACAACCCGACCAACTCTGTTTGGGGGTACATAACCAGGTACCACGAAGCTTACCTCGCCAACGCGAGAGATGTGCTGGGGATCCAAATCAGAATATTCGCGTTCGCCAAAGTGGAGTTCGATGACATGTTGAGCCAAATCGTAAACTGTTCGGTGAAGGAGAATCTACTGCCGGAGGTCGATTTGGAAGGGTCTAATTCTCTTCCAGGGATTACCGATTCGAAGCCGAAGGCTGTCCTGGTGGCGAGCTTGATGGGGGAGTACTTCGACAAGCTGAGGGACAGGTACTACGAGCACGCAGCGGTCACAGGCGAGGTGGTGGGAGTGTACCAGCCAAGCCACGAGGAACAGCAGAGGACGGACAAGCTGACGCACAACATGAAGGCGTTGGCAGAGATTTTTCTGTTGAGCATGAGCGACGAGGTGATTACGAGCCCGTTCTCGACGTTCGGGTACGTGGCGCACGGCCTCGGCGGACTACGGCCATTGATCCTGGTGAGAAACCGGAACCAGGAACCGCCTTGTGTGCGGTCTCTGTCCATGGAGCCCTGCTTCCATTTTCCACCGTCGTATGACTGCATAGCGAAGAAGAAAGTAGACAAAGGATCGATGATGCCGTACATACAGCACTGTGAAGATTTCTTCCTTGGTGTCAAGGTGTTCAATAATTAA